A single window of Vibrio alfacsensis DNA harbors:
- a CDS encoding sulfite exporter TauE/SafE family protein, with product MTISLFLLLLALGAFVGVMAGLLGIGGGLIVVPALLYLLPFAGIPTEMSMHIALATSLASIIVTSGSSAMNHLKLGNVDMFVVKWLMPGVIIGGFVGANVAEFIPTHYLPKVFGVIVLFLALQMFRSIRSKSTKPMPSSPVTMMYGTGIGVVSSLAGIGGGSLSVPFLNKHGIEMRKAVGSSSVCGCVIAISGMLGFILHGYNVENLPQYSIGYVYLPALVAIAMTSMLTTRVGAKLATTLPTAVLKKIFALFLMFVAASMLL from the coding sequence GTGACCATCTCTTTATTTTTGTTGTTGCTAGCGCTAGGCGCTTTTGTTGGTGTTATGGCTGGCCTATTAGGCATTGGCGGTGGTCTCATAGTTGTGCCTGCATTACTTTATCTTCTGCCTTTTGCTGGTATCCCTACCGAAATGAGCATGCATATCGCTCTTGCAACATCACTTGCGAGCATTATTGTGACTTCAGGCTCTTCAGCGATGAATCACCTCAAACTCGGCAATGTTGATATGTTTGTTGTGAAATGGCTCATGCCTGGCGTTATTATTGGCGGGTTTGTTGGCGCAAACGTTGCTGAGTTTATTCCTACCCATTATTTACCGAAAGTGTTTGGCGTGATCGTGCTGTTTTTGGCGCTACAAATGTTTCGTTCTATTCGCTCCAAAAGTACGAAGCCAATGCCAAGCAGCCCTGTTACGATGATGTATGGCACGGGAATTGGTGTTGTATCGAGTCTTGCAGGAATTGGGGGTGGATCATTATCGGTCCCTTTTTTGAACAAGCATGGTATTGAAATGCGTAAAGCCGTGGGGTCTTCTTCTGTTTGCGGGTGTGTGATTGCGATATCTGGAATGCTCGGTTTCATTTTACACGGCTATAACGTAGAAAATTTGCCACAGTACAGTATCGGGTATGTCTATCTTCCTGCTCTTGTCGCGATTGCAATGACCTCAATGCTCACGACGAGAGTGGGGGCAAAGCTGGCGACGACCCTTCCAACAGCGGTATTGAAAAAGATATTCGCACTATTCTTGATGTTTGTTGCAGCGAGTATGCTGCTTTAA
- a CDS encoding Na/Pi symporter produces MNQATSTAAPISSTTRWLRWANLAFMLYLLLLAVSMVGSGFKWATGDQAKVLFEFASHPIAGLMIGLVATALIQSSSTVTSIIVGLVAGGLPVETAIPMVMGANIGTTVTNTLVSLGHVRCKEEFKRAFASATIHDFFNLLAVAIFLPLEMMFGILEKVSHWLVSPLLKTGDMSMGGFDFIKPITKPVVSAIKEPLSTFGDTMGGVALIALGIGTIFVAITVMGKLMKSLMVGRARDILKNAIGRGPIHGIVSGSVVTVLVQSSSTTTSLMVPLVGSGVLKVRDIYPFTLGANIGTCITALLAATAVSGEFAVFALQIALVHLTFNILATLLIFGIPFLREIPVKCAELISEMAVKNKAVVAAYLLTIFLVLPGSILALTV; encoded by the coding sequence ATGAACCAAGCTACTTCAACAGCAGCGCCGATTTCGAGCACGACTCGCTGGTTACGCTGGGCTAACTTGGCATTCATGTTATATCTGCTTCTTCTAGCAGTATCTATGGTTGGTAGTGGCTTTAAATGGGCAACTGGCGATCAAGCTAAAGTACTATTTGAATTTGCCTCTCACCCAATCGCAGGTCTAATGATCGGCTTGGTGGCGACGGCACTGATCCAATCTTCAAGTACCGTTACTTCTATTATTGTAGGTTTGGTTGCAGGTGGTTTACCTGTAGAGACCGCTATCCCTATGGTAATGGGCGCAAACATCGGTACAACTGTAACGAATACTCTTGTTTCGCTTGGCCACGTACGTTGTAAAGAAGAATTCAAACGTGCATTTGCAAGCGCAACAATTCACGACTTCTTTAACCTGCTTGCTGTTGCGATCTTCCTTCCTTTGGAAATGATGTTCGGCATTCTAGAAAAAGTATCTCATTGGTTGGTATCACCACTACTAAAAACAGGTGATATGAGCATGGGCGGTTTTGACTTCATCAAGCCAATCACTAAACCAGTAGTAAGCGCAATTAAAGAGCCACTATCTACGTTTGGTGACACTATGGGTGGTGTAGCACTAATCGCTCTAGGTATCGGTACTATCTTCGTAGCTATCACTGTTATGGGTAAGCTGATGAAGAGCCTAATGGTTGGCCGTGCACGTGACATTCTTAAGAACGCTATCGGTCGTGGTCCTATCCACGGTATCGTATCGGGTTCTGTTGTAACGGTACTTGTTCAGTCTTCTTCTACGACAACAAGTCTAATGGTTCCACTCGTTGGTTCAGGTGTTCTAAAAGTACGTGACATCTACCCGTTCACCCTAGGTGCAAACATCGGTACATGTATTACGGCTCTACTAGCAGCAACAGCGGTGTCTGGCGAGTTCGCAGTATTCGCACTACAGATTGCTCTGGTACACCTAACGTTCAACATCTTAGCGACATTACTCATTTTCGGTATCCCGTTCTTACGTGAGATTCCAGTAAAATGCGCAGAGCTTATTTCTGAGATGGCAGTGAAGAACAAAGCCGTTGTAGCAGCTTACCTGCTAACGATTTTCCTAGTGCTTCCTGGTTCAATCCTTGCGCTAACTGTATAA
- the nhaR gene encoding transcriptional activator NhaR, whose translation MSHLNYNHLYYFWMVCKQGSVTKAAEALFLTPQTVTGQIKAFEERMKGKLTKRNGRSVEPTELGQLVFKYADRMFGLSYEMLDIVNYSQHSNILFEVGVADALSKRLVSKVLMTTVPEDNSIHLRCYESTHELLLERLSQHKLDMILSDCPVDSTQSPGLYSKKLGECSMSFFASSDVPDVKFPEVLEKKKLLIPGSRTAMGRKVLQWFDRQGLQPDVLGEFDDVALMKAFARYRDDVIFLAPTVYMSEIEDDRSLQLLGHVEDLKEEYYVIFAERMIQHPAVKNVCDADFGQMFE comes from the coding sequence ATGTCGCATTTAAATTATAATCACCTCTATTACTTCTGGATGGTCTGCAAGCAAGGGTCGGTCACTAAAGCTGCAGAAGCGTTGTTTTTGACACCACAAACGGTGACAGGACAAATTAAAGCGTTTGAAGAACGTATGAAAGGCAAGTTGACTAAGCGAAATGGTCGTAGTGTAGAGCCAACAGAATTAGGGCAGTTGGTTTTTAAATACGCAGACCGTATGTTTGGTTTGAGCTATGAAATGCTCGATATCGTCAATTACAGTCAGCATTCTAATATCTTGTTTGAAGTGGGTGTTGCGGATGCACTCTCAAAGCGTTTGGTTAGTAAGGTACTTATGACAACGGTACCAGAAGACAATAGCATTCACTTGCGTTGCTATGAGTCGACGCACGAATTACTTCTAGAGCGACTTTCTCAACATAAGTTGGATATGATTCTTTCTGATTGCCCTGTCGATTCAACGCAAAGTCCAGGCTTGTACAGCAAAAAGTTAGGTGAATGTAGTATGAGCTTTTTCGCCTCTTCAGATGTTCCTGATGTTAAGTTTCCTGAAGTTTTAGAGAAGAAGAAACTCCTGATCCCGGGAAGTCGAACGGCAATGGGGCGCAAGGTACTGCAATGGTTTGATAGGCAGGGGTTACAACCGGACGTATTGGGAGAGTTTGATGATGTCGCGTTAATGAAAGCATTTGCACGTTATCGTGACGACGTGATCTTTTTAGCACCAACGGTTTATATGTCAGAGATAGAAGATGATCGCAGCTTGCAGCTACTTGGACATGTCGAGGATTTAAAGGAAGAGTATTACGTGATCTTTGCCGAACGAATGATCCAACATCCCGCAGTGAAGAACGTATGTGATGCAGATTTTGGTCAAATGTTTGAATGA
- the lgt gene encoding prolipoprotein diacylglyceryl transferase — MSQGYFEFPNIDPVLVSIGPVSVRWYGLMYLIGFMFALWLANRRADKPGSGWTREQVSDLLFAGFLGVVIGGRVGYVIFYNFDLFLADPLYLFKVWTGGMSFHGGLLGVITAMFWYAHKNGRTFFGVADFVAPLVPFGLGMGRLGNFMNSELWGRVTDVPWAIIFPNGGPLPRHPSQLYEMFLEGIVLFFILNWFIKKPRPLGAVSGLFLAGYGTFRFLIEFVREPDAQLGLFGGYISMGQILSSPMIILGILMMVWAYKRGLYQDKAKVETK, encoded by the coding sequence ATGTCTCAGGGATACTTTGAATTTCCCAATATTGACCCGGTTTTAGTCTCTATTGGTCCTGTTTCTGTTCGTTGGTATGGTTTGATGTACCTTATCGGGTTTATGTTTGCATTATGGTTAGCGAACCGACGTGCTGATAAGCCTGGTAGTGGTTGGACTCGTGAGCAAGTCTCTGATTTGTTGTTTGCAGGTTTTCTAGGGGTTGTGATTGGTGGCCGCGTTGGCTATGTCATTTTCTATAATTTTGATTTGTTCTTAGCAGACCCTCTGTACCTGTTTAAAGTATGGACCGGTGGTATGTCTTTCCATGGTGGGTTACTTGGTGTTATCACTGCCATGTTCTGGTATGCACATAAGAACGGTCGTACGTTCTTTGGTGTGGCCGATTTTGTTGCTCCGCTCGTGCCATTCGGGCTTGGTATGGGCCGTTTGGGTAACTTCATGAACAGTGAACTATGGGGACGCGTGACGGATGTGCCATGGGCCATTATTTTCCCTAACGGTGGTCCACTTCCTCGTCACCCATCACAACTTTACGAGATGTTCCTTGAGGGCATTGTTCTATTCTTTATCTTGAACTGGTTTATCAAAAAGCCTCGCCCATTAGGGGCGGTGTCAGGGTTATTCCTCGCTGGGTATGGTACATTCCGTTTCCTAATTGAGTTTGTCCGTGAACCTGATGCGCAACTTGGTTTATTTGGTGGTTATATTTCGATGGGACAAATCCTATCTTCACCAATGATCATTTTGGGTATTTTGATGATGGTTTGGGCATACAAACGTGGTCTTTACCAAGACAAAGCGAAAGTAGAAACGAAGTAA
- a CDS encoding thymidylate synthase, protein MKQYLDLCQRIVDQGIWVENERTGKRCLTVVNADLTYDVANNQFPLVTTRKSFWKAAVAELLGYIRGYDNAEDFRKLGTKTWDANANLNDAWLNNPYRKGEDDMGRVYGVQGRSWAKPDGGHIDQLRKIVDDLTRGVDDRGEILNFYNPGEFHMGCLRPCMYSHHFSLLGDTLYLNSTQRSCDVPLGLNFNMVQVYVFLAIMAQITGKKPGQAYHKIVNAHIYEDQLAPMRDIQLKREPLKAATFHINPEIKSLEDLETWVTLDDFWVEGYEHHDPIQYPFSV, encoded by the coding sequence GTGAAACAGTATTTAGATTTGTGTCAGCGTATCGTTGACCAAGGTATTTGGGTTGAGAACGAGCGTACAGGTAAGCGTTGTCTTACGGTTGTTAATGCTGACTTGACTTATGATGTTGCCAACAATCAATTCCCATTGGTTACCACTCGTAAGAGTTTTTGGAAAGCGGCAGTGGCTGAATTACTCGGTTACATCCGAGGCTACGATAACGCGGAAGATTTCCGTAAATTGGGCACAAAAACGTGGGATGCCAACGCAAACTTAAATGACGCATGGCTGAACAACCCATACCGTAAAGGTGAAGACGATATGGGGCGTGTATACGGCGTTCAAGGTCGTTCATGGGCTAAGCCAGATGGCGGTCACATTGACCAACTGCGCAAGATTGTCGATGATTTAACGCGTGGTGTGGATGACCGTGGTGAAATCCTAAACTTCTATAACCCGGGTGAATTCCACATGGGCTGTTTGCGTCCATGTATGTACAGCCATCACTTCTCACTGTTAGGTGACACGCTGTACCTAAACAGCACGCAGCGCTCTTGTGACGTTCCGCTAGGCCTGAACTTCAATATGGTTCAAGTGTATGTATTCTTGGCGATCATGGCACAGATTACAGGTAAGAAACCTGGTCAGGCGTACCACAAAATTGTTAACGCACATATTTACGAAGACCAGCTGGCGCCAATGCGAGACATCCAGTTGAAGCGCGAACCTTTGAAAGCGGCAACTTTCCACATCAACCCAGAAATCAAATCGCTAGAAGATTTGGAAACATGGGTCACACTGGATGATTTTTGGGTTGAGGGTTACGAACATCATGATCCTATTCAATATCCGTTTTCAGTGTAA
- the mutH gene encoding DNA mismatch repair endonuclease MutH, which translates to MKPEPQSEAELMERAHDIAGLSFAELAEEAGMKVPDNLKRDKGWVGQLLEWHLGAVAGSKPQQDFTKLGIELKSIPISYTGKPLETTFVCVAPLTGVHGLTWETSHVRNKLSRVLWVPVEGEREIPLSERRVGSPLIWSPNQEEEHILRRDWEELMELIVLGKFDQISARHGEALHLRPKAANAKALTEAYSANGKPIKTLPRGFYLRTQFTEQILLRHYISVQQT; encoded by the coding sequence ATGAAACCAGAACCACAATCTGAAGCGGAACTAATGGAACGCGCGCATGACATCGCAGGCCTAAGCTTTGCAGAACTTGCAGAAGAAGCGGGTATGAAAGTGCCTGATAACCTTAAACGCGATAAAGGCTGGGTGGGACAATTACTGGAATGGCACCTAGGGGCTGTGGCTGGCAGTAAACCACAGCAAGATTTTACCAAGCTAGGTATTGAGCTTAAAAGCATTCCGATCAGTTACACTGGAAAACCATTAGAGACCACCTTTGTTTGCGTCGCACCACTCACTGGTGTGCACGGCCTAACATGGGAAACCAGTCACGTACGTAACAAATTGTCTCGCGTACTTTGGGTTCCTGTTGAAGGTGAGCGTGAGATTCCTCTATCAGAGCGACGTGTTGGCAGCCCCTTAATCTGGTCTCCTAATCAAGAAGAAGAGCACATTTTAAGACGTGATTGGGAGGAGCTCATGGAATTGATCGTGTTAGGAAAGTTTGATCAAATATCTGCAAGACACGGAGAGGCGCTACACCTCCGTCCAAAAGCGGCAAACGCTAAAGCATTAACGGAAGCATACAGCGCCAATGGTAAACCGATCAAAACATTACCTCGTGGATTCTATCTCAGAACACAATTTACTGAGCAGATCCTGCTTAGACACTATATTAGTGTTCAGCAAACTTGA
- a CDS encoding NADP(H)-dependent aldo-keto reductase, with translation MQYTKLPHSSLEISKICLGTMTFGEQNTEHEAFQQIDFALDHGVNFIDTAEMYPVPPDANTQGLTEQYIGNWLTKSGKREKVILATKIAGPRNVPYIRENMSLNRRHIHTAINDSLKRLQTNYVDLYQLHWPQRQTNCFGQLNYPYPESQEDVTLIETLDALTELVKAGKVRYIGVSNDTPWGVMSLLRLAEKHDLPRIVSIQNPYNLLNRSFEIGLSEISHYEGVQLLAYSPLAFGCLSGKYLHGEKPVGARCTKWERFARYFTPQGIKATQAYVNLAKEYDLDPAQMALAFVNQRPFVASNIIGATNLKQLKANIDSIDINLSDELLIKIQSISTIYSNPCP, from the coding sequence ATGCAATACACTAAACTTCCGCACTCCTCACTCGAAATAAGCAAGATCTGCCTTGGTACAATGACGTTTGGTGAACAAAATACCGAGCATGAAGCATTTCAACAAATAGACTTCGCTCTCGATCATGGGGTGAACTTTATTGATACTGCAGAGATGTATCCTGTGCCACCCGATGCCAATACCCAAGGTTTGACTGAGCAATACATTGGTAACTGGTTGACGAAAAGCGGTAAACGCGAGAAAGTCATCCTCGCCACGAAGATCGCCGGTCCGCGCAATGTGCCTTATATTCGAGAGAATATGAGCCTCAATCGTCGCCATATTCACACCGCAATCAATGACAGCTTAAAACGCTTACAAACCAACTATGTGGATCTATACCAATTGCATTGGCCTCAGCGTCAAACCAACTGCTTTGGTCAACTCAACTACCCTTATCCTGAATCTCAAGAAGACGTTACCTTAATCGAGACCTTGGATGCTCTAACTGAATTAGTGAAAGCAGGAAAAGTAAGGTATATCGGTGTTTCTAATGACACGCCTTGGGGAGTGATGTCGTTGTTACGCCTTGCAGAAAAACACGATTTACCACGCATTGTGTCCATTCAAAATCCATACAACTTGCTCAACCGGAGCTTTGAAATTGGTTTATCGGAAATAAGCCATTACGAAGGTGTTCAGTTATTAGCGTACTCTCCTCTCGCTTTCGGTTGTTTAAGTGGTAAGTACCTCCATGGAGAAAAACCAGTAGGCGCTCGCTGTACAAAATGGGAACGTTTCGCTCGCTACTTTACACCTCAAGGTATAAAAGCAACACAAGCCTACGTGAACCTAGCAAAAGAATACGACTTAGACCCCGCTCAAATGGCTCTCGCGTTTGTCAATCAACGTCCATTTGTCGCTTCCAACATCATTGGTGCGACCAACCTAAAACAGCTAAAAGCCAACATTGACAGTATCGACATCAATTTAAGCGATGAATTGCTGATAAAAATCCAATCAATCAGCACAATTTACTCCAATCCTTGCCCATAA
- a CDS encoding DUF6482 family protein, protein MQIHQLDMWVHGHHKDSYKTPKVFVIGCSDVSDYLLAVEYKHQLEPIKDGEDPMHFGSLELVKEQLLRLGIDKAYLRLRNAYEEFGNEGAASYCDIELSLVTH, encoded by the coding sequence ATGCAGATACATCAACTGGACATGTGGGTGCATGGCCACCACAAAGACTCCTACAAGACACCTAAGGTTTTTGTGATCGGTTGTTCTGATGTCTCTGACTATCTACTAGCAGTGGAATATAAGCATCAACTAGAGCCGATTAAGGACGGCGAAGATCCGATGCATTTCGGATCGCTAGAGTTGGTGAAAGAACAGCTGCTTAGGTTAGGGATTGATAAAGCCTATCTGAGATTACGTAACGCTTATGAAGAGTTTGGCAATGAAGGGGCGGCTTCATATTGCGATATTGAGTTATCTCTCGTTACTCATTAA
- the rppH gene encoding RNA pyrophosphohydrolase: MIDGDGYRLNVGIVICNNHGQVFWAKRYGQHSWQFPQGGIDEGETPEQAMFRELYEEVGLTKKDVKIIATSRHWLRYKLPKRLVRWDSKPVCIGQKQKWFLLRLESDESQINMQRGKSPEFDGWRWVSYWYPVRQVVSFKRDVYRRAMKEFASLAMPFRERKTKGKRKKLRR; the protein is encoded by the coding sequence GTGATAGATGGCGATGGTTACCGACTGAATGTTGGTATTGTAATCTGTAATAACCATGGTCAGGTCTTCTGGGCTAAACGATACGGGCAACACTCATGGCAATTTCCACAAGGTGGGATTGACGAAGGTGAAACTCCTGAACAAGCCATGTTCAGAGAGTTATATGAAGAAGTCGGTTTGACGAAAAAAGACGTCAAGATCATTGCAACAAGTCGTCATTGGTTAAGATATAAACTACCAAAGCGACTCGTGCGTTGGGACTCTAAGCCTGTTTGTATCGGCCAAAAACAGAAATGGTTTCTGCTGCGATTAGAGAGCGATGAATCTCAAATCAATATGCAGCGAGGGAAATCTCCTGAATTTGATGGTTGGCGCTGGGTGAGTTATTGGTATCCAGTTAGGCAAGTTGTTTCTTTTAAAAGAGATGTCTATCGCCGTGCAATGAAAGAATTTGCATCTTTAGCTATGCCTTTTCGCGAACGCAAAACGAAAGGTAAAAGAAAAAAGCTGCGTAGATAG
- a CDS encoding DUF1127 domain-containing protein: MRHSIYLKLATLLVKADLIREEKQWQRAVRRSSKNIPWLNAHLLRDMGLDSEGRAILTRTPDEVQVDRRVRHLRRVLTSRILT; this comes from the coding sequence ATGCGTCATTCTATATATTTAAAGCTCGCCACTTTATTAGTAAAAGCGGATTTGATCCGCGAAGAGAAGCAGTGGCAGCGCGCCGTTCGTCGTAGTAGCAAAAATATTCCATGGTTGAATGCTCACTTGCTAAGAGACATGGGATTGGATTCTGAGGGTCGAGCTATTTTGACTCGCACACCGGATGAAGTTCAAGTCGATCGCAGAGTTCGCCATCTTCGTCGTGTGTTAACTTCGCGAATACTGACGTAA
- the ptsP gene encoding phosphoenolpyruvate--protein phosphotransferase — MLSQLRDIVEKVSRVDDVHLALDILVKETCAALCTECCTIYLANEEMQRLELMATQGLIFEGKSIQIDFNEGLVGLVKRSAEPLNLAEASTHPDFKFFPQLGEQVYHSFLGTPIIYRKKVLGVLVIQQKTPRLFSEMEESFLVTLSAQLAVLIAHAQNLGHWQLASKPRVIKGLPASTGIAIGEFWFDNTQPCLHDVFPASTLDKEREHELLAVAVERALNDFRRMRKKLDSEINKDALAIFDLFTHLLNDPMLRGDLKKQIEKGDRADWALRQVVETYSNRFARMSDVYLRERAQDIKELGQRLLYFLHNSEQEHSAIDRPVILVANELTATLLASIPKQYLLAVVSLEGAANSHAAILSRALGVPAIMGAPLNTEAVVGKRGIVDGYTGEVFLEPNRQLLREYRSLVNEESELFAMVNKDLALPAVTQDRRHIEILLNAGLSADSNIAINQGVDGVGLYRTEIAFLLQHHFPSEDEQYHQYQAILNSYPDQRVVMRTLDIGGDKPLPYLPIEEDNPFLGWRGIRFTLDHPDIFLIQLRAMLRASADSGNLSILLPMISGIKELDDAVTLINQAYSEVVLLDARIQAPKVGVMIEVPSMVYLLPSIAHRVDFVSVGTNDLTQYLLAVDRNNSRVADVYESMHPAVLLALKQIHDVCEQYQVPVCICGELAGDPFGALLLLGLGYHSLSMNTANVAKVKYLIRHSQQEELEKLVEQALSCSYGEEIHQMMHDFFVQQGFAGFIRAGKK; from the coding sequence ATGCTCAGTCAGCTAAGGGATATAGTTGAAAAAGTTTCCCGAGTCGATGATGTACACTTGGCTCTTGATATCTTAGTAAAGGAGACCTGCGCGGCCCTTTGTACTGAGTGTTGTACTATTTATCTTGCGAATGAAGAAATGCAGCGCCTTGAGTTAATGGCAACTCAAGGCCTTATTTTTGAAGGCAAGAGCATTCAAATTGATTTTAATGAAGGTTTAGTGGGGCTGGTTAAGCGCAGTGCAGAACCACTAAATCTTGCAGAAGCTTCCACCCACCCTGATTTTAAGTTTTTCCCTCAACTTGGTGAGCAGGTTTATCACTCATTCCTTGGCACGCCCATAATTTATCGCAAAAAAGTGTTAGGTGTTCTTGTCATCCAACAGAAAACACCGCGCTTGTTTAGTGAGATGGAAGAGTCTTTCCTTGTTACCTTATCTGCTCAGCTTGCCGTTCTGATTGCACATGCACAAAATTTAGGTCATTGGCAGTTAGCTTCTAAGCCTCGCGTTATAAAAGGCTTGCCAGCATCAACAGGTATCGCTATTGGTGAGTTTTGGTTTGATAATACTCAGCCTTGTTTGCATGATGTATTTCCTGCATCTACGTTGGATAAAGAACGCGAACATGAGCTCCTAGCTGTTGCCGTGGAACGAGCGTTGAATGATTTTCGACGCATGAGAAAAAAGCTGGATAGTGAAATTAATAAAGATGCGTTGGCAATCTTTGACCTGTTTACTCACTTGCTCAATGACCCAATGCTTCGTGGCGATCTTAAAAAGCAGATAGAGAAAGGTGACCGAGCCGACTGGGCGCTGCGTCAAGTCGTTGAAACGTACTCCAATCGTTTTGCGCGTATGTCGGATGTGTATCTTCGTGAACGGGCACAAGACATCAAAGAACTTGGTCAGCGACTGTTGTATTTTTTGCACAATAGTGAACAAGAACATTCCGCAATTGATCGTCCTGTGATTTTAGTGGCGAATGAACTCACCGCAACGCTATTGGCTTCTATTCCAAAGCAATATTTACTTGCTGTTGTTTCGTTAGAGGGGGCCGCAAATTCTCACGCCGCTATTTTGTCGCGTGCGTTAGGCGTTCCTGCCATTATGGGAGCCCCTCTCAATACTGAAGCCGTCGTGGGTAAACGAGGGATTGTTGATGGCTATACGGGGGAGGTGTTTCTCGAACCGAATCGTCAACTTCTGCGAGAATACCGCAGCCTAGTTAATGAAGAATCAGAGCTGTTTGCGATGGTCAATAAAGACCTCGCGTTACCGGCAGTGACCCAAGACCGGCGTCATATTGAAATATTACTGAATGCAGGTTTAAGTGCCGATAGCAATATTGCCATCAACCAGGGCGTTGATGGGGTAGGGCTATACCGAACTGAAATCGCTTTTTTACTTCAGCATCACTTTCCATCCGAAGATGAGCAGTATCATCAGTACCAAGCTATATTGAATAGCTATCCAGATCAACGTGTGGTGATGCGCACTTTGGATATTGGTGGTGATAAGCCGTTACCTTACTTGCCAATAGAGGAAGACAACCCATTTCTTGGCTGGCGTGGTATCCGTTTTACTTTGGATCATCCGGATATTTTTCTTATCCAATTGCGAGCTATGCTAAGAGCGAGCGCAGACAGCGGTAATTTGAGCATTTTGCTTCCTATGATTTCAGGGATCAAAGAGCTCGATGATGCCGTCACGCTAATCAATCAGGCTTACAGTGAAGTCGTGCTATTGGATGCCCGTATTCAGGCGCCAAAGGTTGGGGTAATGATAGAAGTCCCATCCATGGTATATTTGCTGCCGTCCATCGCACATCGAGTTGACTTTGTGTCGGTCGGTACCAACGATTTAACGCAATATTTATTAGCGGTCGATCGGAACAACTCTCGCGTTGCTGATGTCTATGAATCTATGCATCCTGCCGTGCTGTTAGCGTTAAAGCAAATTCATGATGTGTGCGAACAATATCAAGTACCCGTGTGTATTTGTGGGGAGTTAGCTGGCGATCCATTTGGCGCTCTCTTGCTATTGGGCTTGGGCTATCACAGCTTGAGTATGAATACCGCAAACGTGGCTAAGGTGAAGTACTTGATTCGTCATAGCCAACAAGAAGAATTAGAAAAACTCGTCGAGCAAGCACTGTCATGTTCTTATGGCGAAGAAATTCATCAGATGATGCATGATTTCTTTGTTCAACAAGGCTTTGCTGGCTTTATCCGTGCTGGTAAGAAGTAA